Genomic segment of Triticum aestivum cultivar Chinese Spring chromosome 6A, IWGSC CS RefSeq v2.1, whole genome shotgun sequence:
ggagtagttattagatgatgggttgcgagagtgacaaaagcttaaaccctagtttatgcgctacttcgtaagggactgatttggatccaaaagtttaatgttatggttagattttatcttaatacttttctcttagttgtggatgcttgcgagggggttaatcataagtaggaggtttgttcaagtaaaaacaacacctaagcaccgctccacccacatatcaaattatcaaagtagcgaacatgaatcaaaccaacatgatgaaagtgactagataaaatttCCGTGTATCCTCaaaaacgctttgcttatcataagagactgttttatcctgtcctttgccacaaaaggattgcgctaccttgctgcatattatttgTCGTTAccgttactttctcgttacaaaatATCTTACTATCAAACTAATCGTTATTTATAATTTCAGTGGTTATAGAGAATACTttgctgaaaatcacttgtcatttccttctgctccttgttgggttcgacactcttacttatcgaaaggactacgattgtttccctatactcgtgggtcatcaatagcacacaaggtattcctccggtatccgggagttgcatgatctcatagtcgaaggaatacgtatttgacattaagaaagcaatagcaataaactgaacgatcaaatgctaagctaatggatgggtcttgtccatcacatcattctcctaatgatgtgatctcgttatcaagtgacaacacatgtccatggttaggaaaccttaaccatctttgatcaacgggttagtctagtagaggcttactagggacatggtattttttatgtattcgcacatgtatttaagtttccgatcaatacaattctagcatgaataataaacctttatcttgaataaggaaatataataataacaactttattattgtctctacggcatatttccatcATGTACCCCTtagttaaacatggtgctttatactaTATATAATTATCCAACGATGTATATCCATCCTATAATGTTTGAGTAGATTCTTGAGAAGACTTTCCTGATTTATCCTTCTCCTTGGTTATCAAGCCTCCAATAGGAGAAGAATTCCAAGGGATTAACCAAGACCTCCATAACCATAGAATTGGGAAAATATCTACCTCTCAAGACCCCTCTTCTCTTAAAGATTAGGGGAAATCTTTACTTGCTTCTTTTCCCTTTGTTGTTTGTGAATTTTGATGTACTCCCTTCGTCCTGAATTACTTGTCATAGAAATAGATTAAAagaatgtatctagaattaaaatacgtctagatacatccatttctgcgacgagtaattccagacggagggagtttCTCTTTACTTTGGATGAATTGAGAGCACATGTTTGATGTGAACCTTGTTCATTAGTGTTACCTGTCTTGTGTTTTGTTTTGTTCTTTGTAATTTCTCCTTTGCCACCTCCAAATTGTGAAGATTGGGACAACCCAATGGCATTGCCGTGCATCAGATAGCATGGAGGAAGCACTATAAACAAACACTTGTAGTTCAACACTCTACATCAACCATAATCCTCCCAAAGAACCTCTCGAAGAACTACAATATTGGGTACCAAGCATGGCTGATCGATGCACCACCAAGTTAGCCTCTACTAGGCAATTCTCAAATCTCATCACGAAAAGAACACAATCTTGATGTGATGCAACAGCCTCATCCGGTGACCGGATATTACCTCCGGTTTGCGTAGTGTTGATTGGCATCGGGAAGTTCGAACTGATCACCAGTTGCATCCCAAATTGCTTGCTATCGTCGTCATAGTCTTGGTAAACTTGCTTCCTTTTGATTGACCAAATTCAGAGACTGTGTGTCAGCAAATTTGCATGACATGGACCATGACTCTTGGATACATTTCTTCAAGCATAAGAACTCTTGGTCTTGGAGTTGAAACTAGGACAGAAAGCAACATGGGCCTATGCAGCAAACACAGGATGACATACTTATTATTTTTACTACGGGAAAGCGCATCGGCAGCCCAGTACGTTGGCCGAACCAATAGCATGCCCACTTATAGATACCTCAAGGGACGAAAAAGGCCCTAAACATGCACAGGCACCTTTCCCTTCTCCTCGTTGCTGTCGAGTTTGATGCCCTTGTACCACATCGCGCAGGCCACGTACACGGCGAGGTCGACGAGCGAGAGCGCCGCGAGGAGGAAGTAGAACCtgtcgaggtggccggagttgaggttACCCGGGATCCACCCAGGCCTCCTGTCGCCGGCGGTGAGGCTGGTCACCACGCTGACCAGCATGATGCTCACGTAGTTCCCGAGCGAGATGGACGCCATGCACAGCGAGCTGCCGAAGCTCTTGACGCCGTCGGGCGCCTGCCCGTTGAAGAACTCCAGCTGCCCGACGTACATGAACACCTCCGAAGCCCCGATCAGCGCGTACTGCGGCACCTGCCACAGCACGCTCAGGGAGCTCGGCTGGTCCGGCGCAGCCACCCGCTTCAGCCGCTCCACCTCCACCACGCCCGCCACCACCATCGCCCCCATGCCGATCACGAGCCCGACGCCCATGCGCTGCAGCTCCGTCAGACCCTGCGGGTTCCCGGACAGCCTCGCCATGACCGGCACCAGCACGCGCCGGTAGATGGCGATGAACGCCAGCACGCTGAGGATGTCGAACACCGACATGCTCGCGGCCGGCACGTGGAACGACCCAATGTTGGTGTTCATGGTGGTCCCTTGCTCCACGAACAGCGACGCCATCTGCGTGAACACCACGGAGTAGACGATGGTGCACATCCAGATGGGCAGCATCTTGAGGATGCACTTCACCTCCTCCACCTGCGTCACGGTGCAGAGCCGCCACGGGTCCTTCATCCTCTCCGGCTCGCAGTAGTCCTCCTCGGTGACCGTCGCGGCCTTGTCAAGGTACCTGAGCTGGTCACTGTGCATGATCTTCCGGATGCCGGACTCCTTGTAAGACTCGTCGCCGTCCAGCTCGTGGAGCAGCTCGCCGCGGGTGGGCGCGTGGTCTCGCCACTTGCGGCACGC
This window contains:
- the LOC101290644 gene encoding protein NRT1/ PTR FAMILY 7.3, encoding MIEAMAPSTVDPKSISPVTEDGSMDRRGNPAVKANTGKWKSSILLLVNYALVTCAFFGVGVNLVVFLRRVLHQDNAEAANSISKWTGTVYIFSLIGAFMSDSYWGRYITCAIFQMIYVTGLVILSLASWFLLVKPTGCGDVETHCDPPSTAGIALFYLSTYMIAFGNGGYQPSIATLGSDQFDETDPDEARSKVAFFSYFYLALNVGSIFSNTILVYYEDAGQWVMGFWVSAGAAALALVLFLLGTPNYRYFKPTGNPLTRIAQVLVAACRKWRDHAPTRGELLHELDGDESYKESGIRKIMHSDQLRYLDKAATVTEEDYCEPERMKDPWRLCTVTQVEEVKCILKMLPIWMCTIVYSVVFTQMASLFVEQGTTMNTNIGSFHVPAASMSVFDILSVLAFIAIYRRVLVPVMARLSGNPQGLTELQRMGVGLVIGMGAMVVAGVVEVERLKRVAAPDQPSSLSVLWQVPQYALIGASEVFMYVGQLEFFNGQAPDGVKSFGSSLCMASISLGNYVSIMLVSVVTSLTAGDRRPGWIPGNLNSGHLDRFYFLLAALSLVDLAVYVACAMWYKGIKLDSNEEKGKVPVHV